The Miscanthus floridulus cultivar M001 chromosome 7, ASM1932011v1, whole genome shotgun sequence genome includes a region encoding these proteins:
- the LOC136467406 gene encoding salutaridine reductase-like, with product MEGSTGNQSEEVAVVTGGNRGIGLEICRQLASNGITVVLTARDEKRGAEAVNTLGLSNVVFHQLEVSDPLSAARLADFIKEKFGKLDILVNNAGIAGTTWSVDDPENFRQKLAGMDDLMERIETISKHITESYEEAEKCLRTNYHGIKAVTKALLPLLQSSSHGRIVNISSYYGLLRFFSGDELKEELNNIDSLSEQRLDELSELFLKDFKDGQLEPLGWPKKFTAYKVSKALMNAYSRILAKEHPSLCINCVHPGYVQTDMNLQAGDLPVEEGARGALMMAMAPKGGVTGAYLDKTEVASFV from the exons ATGGAAGGAAGCACAGGCAACCAATCTGAGGA GGTCGCTGTGGTTACAGGAGGGAACAGAGGAATTGGGCTAGAAATATGCAGACAACTGGCTTCCAATGGAATCACTGTGGTATTGACAGCAAGGGATGAGAAGAGGGGCGCCGAAGCAGTCAACACGCTTGGGCTATCCAACGTCGTATTTCATCAGCTGGAGGTCAGCGATCCGTTGAGCGCTGCTCGCTTAGCTGATTTTATCAAGGAGAAGTTTGGCAAGCTGGATATATTG GTCAATAATGCAGGAATTGCTGGAACGACGTGGAGCGTCGATGACCCAGAAAATTTTCGTCAAAAG CTAGCAGGCATGGACGATCTCATGGAGAGGATCGAAACAATCAGTAAGCACATCACGGAATCTTATGAGGAAGCAGAGAAGTGCTTGAGGACCAACTACCATGGGATCAAAGCTGTCACAAAAGCATTGCTTCCCCTTCTGCAGTCCTCATCCCATGGAAGGATTGTTAACATCTCATCTTACTATGGACTACTCAGG TTTTTCAGTGGAGATGAACTTAAAGAGGAGCTCAACAATATCGACAGCTTGTCTGAACAGAGACTGGATGAGTTGTCCGAATTGTTCCTCAAGGACTTCAAGGATGGCCAATTGGAGCCTCTAGGGTGGCCAAAGAAATTCACTGCATACAAAGTGTCCAAGGCTCTCATGAATGCCTATTCCAGGATCCTTGCGAAGGAGCATCCGTCACTGTGCATCAACTGCGTGCATCCTGGCTATGTCCAGACGGACATGAACTTACAGGCTGGGGATCTCCCGGTCGAGGAGGGCGCACGGGGAGCTCTCATGATGGCGATGGCACCCAAGGGAGGCGTCACTGGGGCGTACTTGGACAAAACCGAGGTCGCGTCATTTGTGTAA